GAGCTGCTTCTCCCATTCCCATCTCATTGCTGTTTCAGTCATCTCTATACAGAGTACATGGATTGGCCATTTGCCATTTTACTTCGACTACTCGTTCAGGTGTCATAGACATGAGAGAGCTATGAGATGGGCCTTCATACATCTTCGTGTGGTGAGGGGAAGGCTTTTCTTCCAGGAATCTGGACCAATTCCAATGCTGCATTttgttattttatattttatacttGCCAACGTCAGGCATCTTAAGGTAGGCGGCTTGTGGCATAATTTGCATTGCATGTGGTACAGTTGTCATCTCACAATGGAGCAGCAGAGAGAAGTTGTTGGAGctttttgtgtcagtgtgttgttgtcagggtaaagccccccccccccccaaaatggTTTCCATAAAACAAGTTGACTGAGATGCACTGAATGATTTGCCATGCATCCTGAGTTGTGCTTGTGAGCTCTGATGACTGAgttttcatttgtcatttgtGCTTTAATCATTCACTTCTGTCTATTCTGGTCTCTCCGAACATCGCACACATTGCAGCCGGAGCAGAAAGAGGAAGAACCGAAGCCATCCAGTTCATCGAATCCAGTGCTCGAGCTGGAGCTAACAGAGGAGAAGCTTCCAATGTCCCTCTCTCGACAGGAGGTACACTGATCTTCAACATGCATGCCGTTTCCAGGGCTTAAAGATTTCAGGCACTATGCCTGATTTCAGGCCTGGGCCAGGGTGTTTACGATTTGACTGACTAATGTATATACCAGCTTCAAACATTTCTGGTATCTTCAGGCATGCAATTATTTCTTACTTTAAGCCCTGTGTTTCATGTTGCCCATTGGTAATGGTTATACCACCAAcaacattaataataataataataataagtataataataataagaagaagtatAATAATAAGTATAACAATgtcaacaatgaaaataatgagtGTTCATATTAACAAAAACGTAAACATATAAACTGTGACTCTGTAAGAgaattgattaattaagtgGAAGGGGAACTGATGTTTAGAGGTCCTGGGTTGATGCTGTAAGGGTACCATATCAGGGATGCTGTAAGGGTACCATATCAGGGATGCTTTGCAAATGACAGTCCGTGAATTGTGTGGTTTCTAATGCAGGTCTTATTGGGAGTAGTTGGTAGTAGATATGTTGTATATGTATATCATGGAGATCATGATTATGTATGATGTGTCCAGGTGATCCGCCGGCTTCGGGAGCGTGGAGAGCCTATCCGGCTGTTCGGCGAGTCTGACTATGAAGCCTTCCAGAGGCTGAGGAAAATTGAGATCCTCGCACCAGAAGTCAACAAGGCAAGAGCCCAGCCAGTCTACTAACCATCCTTTTATCTCACCATCGCATTACACCATTCCACTAACCATTATCACATCACACCATTCCACTAACCATTATcacattatatcacatcacatcacatcattcCACTAACCATTATCATATCATACCATTCCACTAACCATCATCACATCATACCATTCCACTAACCATCATCACATTACATCAACTGTCATGTCACAGTTGGAAAACTCCTTTTGTGGTTGAACGGAAATGCATTTTATTGTCTTTGTGATAATGCACTTGACATCTTAATCTACGCTAGACTGGGTGCTCCCAACAATTTTGCATTAAGGACAACACtaagcagtatttttaaacttcTTTAATCACCCCATATGATTTCGTgtttttaatagtttaaaaatccaCATTGTATATGTACTGCCATAGCTAGATAAATGGCAAACATGTTTCCTCACCCTGCTTCCACATGCACACTTGTGGCTTTGCTCCTACTGCTAGCTTGCCTTGACTGGCCAGTGCTGTaatacctgtgtgtgcgtgtgcgtgtgcgcaggGCTTGAGGAATGACCTGAAGGCTGCCATGGATAAGATTGACCAGCAGTACCTCAATGAGGTTGTGGGAGGACAGGAGGCTGGTGAGGTCGACACACAGCACGACCTGAAAGTGCACGAGGAAAACACCACCATAGAGGAACTGCAggtacacgcatacacacacacacacacacacacacacacacagagacactagcCTACCTGACATGTAAAACAATGTTATGGTACTTTTTTGTGTACATTTTGTGCTGTATTAAAGCACATTTAGTGGTATTGATAAGTGGCATAGAGTTTCAATAATAGACTGGTTATGGAATGTATCGCTGCAAAGTTCTATTATTATAGGGCTATTTTGTCCACCAGGTGGTGCTATCATACCTCTCAACAGCTACTGAAAATCCAGCCGTTGGTCACAAGCGTTTAGCATTCAAAGCTTCACCACACATGCTCGCTCCTAGCGGGCTCAGGAATGTAACAAAAGCTTGATGACAAGCCAGAAACATTTAAGTTGTCGATGTTCATGAAATAatgatgtatgtttgtttgttttgttattttgcaGGCTCTGGGAGAGTCCTTGGGTACTGGAGATGACAATGGCGACCAGGATGTCATTCACAAAGTCTTAAGGGTGAGAGAAGAGTTTCTTaactacatttacatttattaatttagcagacactgttgtccaaagtgacttacatacgtcaactatattacaagggattacattgtcctcggagtaacttggggttaagcgccttgctcaagggcacaacggtggaagccgggaattgaacccacaacgttcaggctactgcacgcttagcccagctccttaaccattaCACAACCACCGCCCTCGCTAGATCATAAAGGACTACTACAAAGGCACAAATTAATGAGGTGAACAATGCTCTCCCACATTggtgttaatatgtgtgtgtgtgtgtgtgatgtagttCTTGTTAGGTGTGTGGGCTAAGGACCTGAATTCAAGAGAGGATCATGTTAAGAGAAGTGTCCAGGGCAAGCTGGCCAGTGCTACACAGTCGCAGACAGAATCTTACCTCAAGCCCCTCTTCAGGAAGCTGCGCAAGAAGGTATGGCTATCAGATCTGTTTATGAAAGAGCATATTACAAAAGAAACTCATTGCGTGTCTATTGGTTCCTTTTTTTACCTGTACAGCTTACTTGCACTTAATTTCCCCACACTGAATGACTAAGGAAGGTGTCTCATGTGGTGGCAATACTTAAGCCTTTCTGAACCTGTTTTTCAGACTCTGCCCGCAGACATCAAGGAGTCCATCACAGACATTATCAAATTCATGCTGCAGAGAGAGTATGTGAAGGTATGGCTGTCACCCATTCACCCCATCAACTATTAAACTCAAGACCGATTTGAACACATATTCTTGTACGTCTTCCTTAATCAGGCGATGTAACCCAAtgaaaagtttttttcccccagtagACTTATGGGATTTGTATTGCCTGCATCCTTGTTCGTACATACAATACAcatgtaacagaggtcgtaattcgtccggcgctcacggccctcgaacccgccacctcgacacacaccagcatgggagtcgaacgctctaaccactgagctaaatgcccaggcttccaactcagcggttagaagcgttcttaaggttaggggtgtgaggatttacacgggcaactagctagctcagttcgcctccggtacacatacatacattcatgtacatgcatacatttagtcatttagctgatgcatttatccaaagcgacttacaaaaaaGGGAAACAATCAAGGTACCATACGACAAGAACATGTTAGTGCAGCAGTAAGTGTGACTGTTCTAACAACGGTTCCATCTCATTTCAGCTTGTTTAGTAAGTACAGTAATCGTAATTGTAGGTCTACCACTGCAGTGTGGATGGGAGTGGTGCCCAATTGTACCTGGTCATCGGTGTATTTAATATCAGAGTGTTGTGTCCACAGGCCAATGACGCCTACCTACAGATGGCCATTGGCAACGCCCCCTGGCCCATCGGAGTGACCATGGTGGGCATCCACGCCCGTACGGGACGAGAGAAGATCTTCTCCAAACACGTGGCGCACGTGCTGAACGACGAGACCCAGCGGAAGTACATCCAGGTCagcacccgtgtgtgtgtgtgtgtgtgtgttgtttcaaaTGTGTACTGAAACATGTTTACACACTTCAGAGGACTCATTTAGTCTTTGTGCCTTCTGTGTTAccctttaagtgtgtgtgtgtgtgtgtgtgtgtgtgtgtgtgtgtgtgtgtgtgtgtgtgtgtgtggacagtgtgAACCACCCCAGTAATTCCATGACCTATGCTATTGCATGTAAGCCTCTCCTGTTTGTTTTGTACTCTTGAGCCTAGCCTTTTTTTACTCTTGAATCATGATATGTGTCCTGTGCCCCCAACTGTAGACCCATTCTGATGTCTTTCACTGTGTGAACTATTCTAgttgtcataggtttttgtttTATCCTTCAttctagtgtgtctgtgtgtgtgtggtctcttgTAGCTGTGGTCTGAATTGGTTTTGTCCATAACCTACACCCTTCTGTCTGTAACCTGTAGGGAATGAAGAGGTTGATGACCATCTGCCAGAAGCATTTCTCCACAGACCCCTCTAAGTGTGTGGAGTACAAGGCCCTCTGAGTCTCTACGGAGATGatgtcctttgtgtgtgtgtgtgtgtgtgtgtgtgtgtgtgtgtgtgtgtgtgtgtgtgtgtgtgtgtgtctgtgtacacaaGACAAAAGAAACACTTACACATGTGTCCATGTGTAAATAGATGAGGACATGTCATTCTTCAAGTCATTTTACACAAATGTCCCAACACTGCTTCATCATgtgcatacagtgtgtgtgtgcttgggtgtgtgtgtgtgtgtgtgtgagagagagagagagaattgtgtTTTGGGCTTATGAGGGATGAGGTGCCTAAGTTTTATTATGCAGATCTCTCCAGACCAGTGTGGAGTGGAGGGTGGGAATTGCCTGTTTTAGAGGGGTGTCTATTTTAGGGCCCAAACTGTCTTTCACCACCATGTTGTTCACCTGTATTTTCATGTTTTAATTAAACATTCTCAACCAAGCTCTCCTGTtgacatttatgtgtgtgtgcatgtgtatgagatGGATTACTGATTACTTCATTCCTCCCCTTGGTCACCAACGATGGtgtcacactggagagaagtccacaggaaacacacacacacacacacacacatttcatgatACACACTTGGCAAGAGCATTGGGTCCTGACTCACTGGGTTTAGTGTGAGGAAAGTGTCTCCAGATTTagctctctccatccctcttatCTGTACTTCCCAGAGCGGGACACCGAGAGCTAGCAGAGGACGGATGGAGTGACGCGACTGTGTTCCTGTGACGCTGTCAGCAGTGAGGCTGACTCAGAGCAAAGgcagcctctctccctctctttttctctctgtgtctctcttatGTTCTTCTGTTCAGGCTACATTTCTCTGCTAATCCAAGCCCTCACATCAGTTTctatctgaccccccccccccccccccaactacaTCTAAACTTCCTGCACTGGATTCCATCACGCTTTCATTCAAGCTCCAAATCTCCCCTCCCACCCCTTCTCCTGTCGTTCAGCGTTTGCACattcctctgtcctctctctgacAGACGTCTGTTGGGATCCTGCTGTGGTCTTGGCTCTGCAGATAAGCGATTGTCACATTTGATAAACTCCCCTTCTCCTTCCTGTGCCTTCTGTTTCTCGctcttatctcctctcctccctcctcgcACCCCGCCATTGGCCTGCGCTCTAGTCTCACCTTCCTTTCTGATTActtttgataccacagatgaatgaagacccagtcagccaatgggagaaaaaaaaaatcaggagcAGAGTTTTGTTTACAGTGATACGCA
This DNA window, taken from Alosa sapidissima isolate fAloSap1 chromosome 11, fAloSap1.pri, whole genome shotgun sequence, encodes the following:
- the prpf18 gene encoding pre-mRNA-splicing factor 18 isoform X2; its protein translation is MDILKAEIARKRKVMEEKHLLDDNKKYFKRADLARKEEEEYYKRCGYKPEQKEEEPKPSSSSNPVLELELTEEKLPMSLSRQEVIRRLRERGEPIRLFGESDYEAFQRLRKIEILAPEVNKGLRNDLKAAMDKIDQQYLNEVVGGQEAGEVDTQHDLKVHEENTTIEELQALGESLGTGDDNGDQDVIHKVLRFLLGVWAKDLNSREDHVKRSVQGKLASATQSQTESYLKPLFRKLRKKTLPADIKESITDIIKFMLQREYVKANDAYLQMAIGNAPWPIGVTMVGIHARTGREKIFSKHVAHVLNDETQRKYIQGMKRLMTICQKHFSTDPSKCVEYKAL
- the prpf18 gene encoding pre-mRNA-splicing factor 18 isoform X1, producing the protein MDILKAEIARKRKVMEEKHLLDDNKKYFKRADLARKEEEEYYKRCGYKVAIEKPVGQPEQKEEEPKPSSSSNPVLELELTEEKLPMSLSRQEVIRRLRERGEPIRLFGESDYEAFQRLRKIEILAPEVNKGLRNDLKAAMDKIDQQYLNEVVGGQEAGEVDTQHDLKVHEENTTIEELQALGESLGTGDDNGDQDVIHKVLRFLLGVWAKDLNSREDHVKRSVQGKLASATQSQTESYLKPLFRKLRKKTLPADIKESITDIIKFMLQREYVKANDAYLQMAIGNAPWPIGVTMVGIHARTGREKIFSKHVAHVLNDETQRKYIQGMKRLMTICQKHFSTDPSKCVEYKAL